One part of the Brevundimonas subvibrioides ATCC 15264 genome encodes these proteins:
- the ccmB gene encoding heme exporter protein CcmB, giving the protein MSAVGVLFRRELALAWGGGGGPLLACGFFACLTTVVPLAAGGDPSVLRPVAAGIAWLALALSSLLSLERLFERDLDDGALDLLATGPLPLEVVFAVKAISQWLATGLPLALTAPIAALALGQPIDLAPLTAASALIGGLGFAFTGALGAALALGAKRGGLLIAVVVLPLFIPPVVFGSGALDRAAAGLSPMSALALLTAYVLFAIVIAPPAGAAAIRSAQG; this is encoded by the coding sequence GTGAGCGCCGTCGGCGTCCTGTTCCGGCGCGAACTGGCCCTGGCCTGGGGCGGCGGGGGCGGACCCTTGCTGGCGTGCGGCTTCTTCGCCTGCCTTACCACCGTCGTGCCGCTCGCGGCGGGCGGCGATCCCTCGGTGCTGAGGCCGGTCGCCGCCGGCATCGCCTGGCTGGCCCTGGCGCTGTCCAGCCTGCTGTCGCTGGAACGTCTGTTCGAGCGCGACCTCGACGACGGGGCGCTGGACCTTCTGGCCACCGGCCCCCTGCCGCTGGAAGTGGTGTTCGCGGTCAAGGCGATCAGCCAGTGGCTGGCGACCGGCCTGCCTCTGGCCCTGACGGCCCCCATCGCGGCGCTGGCCCTGGGTCAGCCGATCGACCTGGCGCCGCTGACGGCGGCGTCGGCCCTGATCGGGGGTCTGGGGTTCGCCTTCACCGGCGCGCTGGGCGCGGCCCTGGCGCTGGGCGCGAAGCGGGGCGGCCTGCTGATCGCGGTCGTGGTGCTGCCGCTGTTCATTCCGCCGGTGGTGTTCGGCTCGGGCGCGCTGGATCGGGCGGCGGCGGGGCTCAGCCCGATGTCGGCTTTGGCCCTGCTGACGGCCTATGTGCTGTTCGCGATCGTGATCGCGCCCCCGGCGGGCGCCGCAGCGATCCGCAGCGCCCAGGGGTAG